In a genomic window of uncultured Sphaerochaeta sp.:
- a CDS encoding GGDEF domain-containing protein: MYQDHLEDLTYSLFNTIPDPFMVIGEDGTYLEVFGGTERSLYDDGKPMKGKNIYEFMPKEFADFYMEQVRLTLEKGTLNTFDYKLETDKVVLPELNGPGGTQWFETRMHPLANPYMGQRAVTAMIINITERRNLHKRLRELSYLDPLTGLYNRRYFLERINLHLLQKGTAHIMLCDLDHFKHINDTYGHLAGDAVLKEFAQIARSVLKHTPAIARFGGDEFVIALTQKSDLEALEIAEHLRTAVDQHVFHYQSEELRVSISIGVAVLSKKDIDGSALIADADRALYQAKEAGRNLVKLMNKGEGGDV, encoded by the coding sequence ATGTATCAGGACCATCTGGAAGATCTGACCTATTCACTGTTCAATACGATTCCCGATCCCTTCATGGTCATTGGCGAGGATGGAACCTATCTTGAGGTATTCGGTGGTACCGAGCGCTCTCTCTATGATGACGGCAAGCCCATGAAGGGCAAGAACATCTATGAGTTCATGCCCAAGGAGTTTGCCGATTTCTACATGGAGCAGGTTCGCCTCACTCTTGAGAAAGGGACCCTGAATACCTTCGACTACAAGCTTGAGACCGACAAGGTGGTGTTGCCTGAGCTCAACGGCCCGGGAGGAACCCAGTGGTTTGAGACACGCATGCATCCGCTGGCAAACCCGTACATGGGCCAGCGTGCAGTGACGGCGATGATCATCAACATCACCGAGCGGCGCAACCTGCACAAACGGCTTCGTGAGCTCTCCTACCTCGACCCACTGACCGGATTGTACAATCGGCGCTACTTTCTGGAACGAATCAATCTTCATCTGTTGCAGAAGGGTACGGCCCATATCATGCTGTGTGATCTGGACCATTTCAAGCACATCAATGATACCTATGGGCATCTCGCCGGCGATGCTGTGCTCAAGGAGTTCGCCCAGATAGCACGTTCTGTGCTGAAGCATACCCCTGCCATTGCGCGCTTTGGAGGCGATGAGTTTGTCATAGCCCTGACCCAGAAGAGTGACCTGGAGGCGTTGGAGATTGCCGAACACTTGCGTACTGCAGTGGACCAGCATGTGTTCCACTACCAATCTGAGGAACTGAGAGTCAGCATCAGCATCGGGGTAGCAGTTCTTTCGAAGAAGGATATTGATGGCAGCGCTCTCATCGCCGATGCGGATCGTGCGCTCTACCAAGCAAAGGAAGCAGGAAGAAATCTTGTGAAGCTCATGAATAAGGGTGAAGGAGGGGATGTGTGA
- a CDS encoding glutamine synthetase III, protein MTERVDQYFGSSVFNDEAMREYLAKDTYRQLKETIREGKELNLAIANQVAHAMKEWALSKGVTHFTHWFQPMTGITAEKHESFISPAKDGHAVMEFSGKELIKGEPDASSFPSGGLRATFEARGYTAWDPSSYAFIKENTLCIPTAFCSYSGEVLDKKTPLLRSMEVISREALRILKLFGKTEVRRVLTTVGPEQEYFLIDKSLYLKRKDLIHTGRTLLGSRPPKGQEMEDHYFGNLKGRVSAFMRELDEELWKLGILAKTEHNEVAPSQHELAPIFTTSNLAVDHNQLTMEMMKKVADRHGLVCLLHEKPFAGVNGSGKHNNWSISTDTGINLLEPGDNPKDNAQFLLFLVAVIAAVDEYQDLLRVSVASAGNDHRLGANEAPPAIVSMFLGEELTSILDALADGVDCPSKARTSMLLGVNLLPSFPKDTTDRNRTSPFAFTGNKFEFRMLGSSFSVSGPNFVLNTIIADKLSLFADELEKAKDFPCALSALVKETYQKHRRIVFNGNNYAQAWVEEAQKRGLSNHKSTPDALPAFISGKSIALFEKFGVLNETEIHSRYEIVLENYCKTINIEALTMVDMVRRQILPALSKFAGDLAHSANEKLALLKGSSLSYEKSLVQQLCMLTDTLDDHVGALENLVLEARMVTDVTKASRFYHEKVLPAMAQVRAVSDEAELLCDASYWPIPTYDELLYSV, encoded by the coding sequence ATGACAGAACGTGTGGATCAGTATTTCGGTAGCTCAGTATTCAATGATGAGGCAATGCGCGAGTATCTTGCCAAGGATACCTATCGGCAGCTCAAGGAGACCATCAGAGAGGGAAAGGAACTCAATCTTGCCATCGCCAACCAAGTTGCCCATGCCATGAAAGAGTGGGCCCTTTCCAAGGGGGTGACCCATTTCACCCACTGGTTCCAGCCGATGACCGGAATCACTGCAGAGAAGCACGAGAGTTTCATCTCTCCTGCCAAGGATGGACATGCTGTCATGGAGTTCAGCGGCAAGGAACTCATCAAGGGCGAACCCGATGCCTCCTCCTTCCCCTCCGGTGGACTCAGGGCCACCTTCGAAGCCAGGGGCTATACCGCCTGGGACCCTTCCAGCTATGCCTTCATCAAGGAGAATACGCTGTGCATCCCCACCGCCTTCTGCTCCTACAGCGGAGAAGTCCTGGACAAGAAGACGCCGCTGCTTCGTTCCATGGAGGTGATCAGCCGCGAAGCGCTGAGGATCCTCAAGCTCTTCGGCAAGACCGAGGTACGGCGTGTGCTGACCACCGTAGGACCTGAGCAGGAGTACTTTCTCATTGACAAGTCCCTTTATCTGAAGCGCAAGGACCTCATCCATACCGGTCGTACGCTGCTCGGTTCACGCCCCCCGAAAGGGCAGGAGATGGAGGACCACTACTTCGGCAACCTGAAGGGAAGGGTCTCCGCATTCATGCGCGAGCTCGATGAGGAGCTGTGGAAGCTCGGCATCCTGGCAAAGACCGAGCACAACGAGGTCGCTCCCTCCCAGCATGAGCTTGCACCCATTTTCACCACCAGCAATCTGGCGGTTGACCACAACCAGCTGACCATGGAGATGATGAAGAAGGTTGCAGACCGTCACGGTCTTGTCTGCCTCTTGCACGAGAAGCCGTTTGCCGGGGTGAACGGTTCGGGCAAGCACAACAACTGGTCCATCTCCACCGATACAGGCATCAACCTGCTTGAACCGGGTGACAACCCGAAGGACAACGCCCAGTTCCTGCTTTTTCTGGTGGCGGTCATCGCTGCTGTGGATGAGTATCAGGATCTTCTGCGTGTTTCGGTTGCAAGTGCAGGCAACGACCATCGTCTTGGAGCAAATGAGGCTCCTCCTGCCATCGTTTCGATGTTCCTCGGCGAAGAGCTCACCAGCATCCTCGATGCCCTTGCCGACGGGGTGGATTGCCCCTCGAAGGCGCGCACCTCGATGCTGCTGGGGGTGAATCTCTTGCCCTCCTTCCCCAAGGACACCACCGACCGCAACCGTACCAGCCCCTTTGCTTTTACCGGCAACAAGTTTGAGTTCAGGATGCTCGGTTCCTCTTTCTCCGTATCCGGTCCGAACTTTGTGCTCAACACAATCATCGCTGACAAGCTTTCGCTTTTTGCCGATGAGCTTGAGAAGGCCAAGGATTTCCCGTGTGCACTGTCGGCCTTGGTCAAGGAGACCTACCAGAAGCACCGAAGGATTGTCTTCAATGGGAACAACTACGCCCAGGCATGGGTTGAGGAAGCCCAGAAACGTGGCCTTTCGAATCACAAGTCCACCCCTGATGCCTTGCCTGCCTTCATTTCGGGCAAGTCCATCGCTCTCTTCGAGAAGTTCGGGGTGCTCAATGAGACCGAGATCCACAGCCGGTATGAGATTGTGCTGGAGAACTACTGCAAGACAATCAATATCGAGGCTCTGACGATGGTTGACATGGTGCGCAGGCAGATCTTGCCGGCACTGAGCAAGTTCGCAGGAGACCTTGCCCATTCTGCCAATGAGAAGCTTGCCCTGCTCAAGGGATCTTCCCTCTCGTATGAGAAATCGCTGGTCCAGCAGCTTTGCATGCTCACCGATACGCTTGATGATCATGTCGGGGCATTGGAGAATCTCGTACTTGAGGCCCGCATGGTCACCGATGTGACCAAAGCCAGCCGCTTCTACCATGAAAAGGTCCTGCCTGCCATGGCACAAGTACGAGCGGTCAGCGATGAGGCAGAGCTCTTGTGCGACGCTTCCTATTGGCCGATACCGACCTATGATGAACTACTGTACTCTGTTTGA
- a CDS encoding glutamate synthase-related protein yields the protein MAINYLYPDFEVQRNESRCITCRVCERQCANLVHHYDAETGRMTSDESLCVNCHRCVSLCPTRALKIVKTDHVFKENANWRGEVIQDIYRQAETGGVLLASMGTPKPYPVYWDKMLINASQVTNPSIDPLREPMETTTFLGKKSTTIRRDEQGKLITDTTPQLKLAIPIMFSAMSYGSISYNAHKSLALAAEQLGTFYNTGEGGLHEDFYRHGKNTIVQVASGRFGVHPGYLNAGAAIEIKMGQGAKPGIGGHLPGSKIGQDISKTRMIPLHSDAISPAPHHDIYSIEDLRQLVYALKEATNYTKPVIVKVAAVHNISAIASGIARSGADIIAIDGFRGGTGAAPARIRDNVGIPIELALASVDERLRAEGIRNQVSLVVGGSIRSSADVIKAIALGADAIYIATSALIALGCHLCRTCHSGKCNWGIATQNPELVKRLNPEIGSEHLVNLLTAWNHEIKEMMGGMGINSIEALKGNRLMLRGIGLCDAELKILGISHAGA from the coding sequence ATGGCCATCAACTACCTGTATCCGGACTTTGAGGTCCAACGCAACGAAAGCCGATGCATCACCTGCCGTGTCTGTGAGCGGCAGTGTGCCAACCTGGTGCACCACTACGATGCGGAGACCGGCCGCATGACCAGCGACGAAAGCCTGTGCGTCAACTGCCACCGCTGTGTCTCCCTCTGCCCCACCCGGGCCCTGAAGATTGTGAAAACCGACCATGTCTTCAAGGAAAACGCCAACTGGAGGGGAGAGGTCATTCAGGATATCTACCGCCAGGCAGAGACCGGCGGTGTTCTGCTCGCTTCCATGGGAACCCCCAAGCCCTACCCCGTCTACTGGGACAAGATGCTGATCAACGCAAGCCAGGTGACCAATCCCTCCATCGACCCGCTGCGCGAACCGATGGAGACCACCACCTTCCTGGGCAAGAAGAGCACCACCATCCGACGGGACGAACAAGGAAAGCTCATCACCGATACCACTCCGCAGCTGAAACTGGCCATTCCCATCATGTTCAGTGCAATGTCCTACGGCTCGATCTCCTACAACGCACACAAGAGCCTTGCCTTGGCTGCCGAGCAGTTGGGAACCTTCTACAACACCGGCGAAGGCGGACTGCATGAGGACTTCTACCGGCATGGCAAGAATACCATTGTGCAGGTGGCATCCGGACGGTTCGGGGTACACCCAGGCTATCTGAATGCGGGAGCAGCCATCGAGATCAAGATGGGACAGGGGGCGAAACCCGGTATCGGGGGACACCTTCCCGGTTCCAAGATCGGGCAGGACATCTCAAAAACCCGCATGATACCGTTGCACAGCGATGCAATCAGTCCGGCTCCCCACCATGACATCTACTCCATTGAAGATCTCCGGCAGCTGGTCTACGCCCTCAAGGAAGCCACCAACTACACCAAGCCGGTCATCGTCAAGGTTGCTGCGGTGCACAACATCTCCGCCATCGCCAGTGGCATCGCCCGCAGTGGTGCGGACATCATCGCCATAGACGGTTTCCGCGGAGGCACGGGTGCAGCTCCCGCCCGCATCCGGGACAATGTGGGCATCCCCATCGAACTGGCCCTCGCCAGTGTCGATGAGCGGCTGCGCGCAGAAGGGATCCGCAACCAGGTCAGCCTGGTCGTGGGAGGCTCGATCCGCAGCAGTGCCGATGTCATCAAGGCCATCGCCTTGGGAGCAGATGCCATCTACATCGCAACCAGCGCCCTGATAGCCCTTGGTTGCCATCTCTGCCGCACCTGTCACAGCGGCAAGTGCAACTGGGGCATTGCAACCCAGAATCCTGAGCTCGTCAAACGCCTCAATCCCGAGATCGGCAGCGAGCATCTGGTGAACCTGCTGACAGCATGGAATCACGAGATCAAGGAGATGATGGGAGGCATGGGCATCAACTCCATCGAGGCGTTGAAGGGAAACCGCCTGATGCTCAGGGGCATCGGGTTGTGCGATGCGGAGCTCAAGATCCTGGGCATCAGCCATGCCGGGGCATAG
- a CDS encoding 4Fe-4S dicluster domain-containing protein: MKRVYVNETWCLGCHLCEYYCAYANSGLTDMVKALKDKVIRPRLTIEQEGTISFAVSCRHCTEPLCMKSCIAGAISCKDGLIVIDQSKCVNCYSCIMACPYGALMPSEEQVMQKCELCATNSHGQPVCVQGCPNKAIVYEER; the protein is encoded by the coding sequence ATGAAACGAGTCTATGTGAATGAAACGTGGTGCCTCGGGTGCCACCTGTGTGAGTACTACTGTGCCTACGCAAACTCCGGCCTGACCGATATGGTCAAGGCACTGAAGGACAAGGTGATCAGGCCGCGCCTTACCATCGAGCAGGAGGGCACCATCAGCTTTGCCGTCAGCTGCAGGCACTGCACCGAGCCGCTGTGCATGAAAAGCTGCATCGCTGGGGCCATCTCCTGCAAGGACGGCCTGATCGTCATTGACCAGAGCAAGTGCGTGAACTGCTACTCCTGCATCATGGCCTGCCCGTATGGCGCCCTCATGCCTAGCGAGGAGCAGGTGATGCAGAAGTGCGAACTGTGTGCAACCAACTCCCACGGCCAACCGGTCTGTGTACAAGGCTGTCCCAACAAGGCCATCGTCTATGAGGAGCGTTAG
- a CDS encoding FAD-dependent oxidoreductase, with translation MHYLIIGNSIAAAAVIEGIRSQDPEGAITVVGEERQACYARPLISYLLQGKTDEEKMRYRDQAFFDKHKVTVLCETRASHLDAGTKTVALDDGTTLTYDKLVLATGSSPFIPPMEGLGQVKHRFTFLTLDDALALQQVVKGDSRVLILGAGLIGLKCAEGLFGQVRSITVVDLAPRILASILDEKGSAQVQEHLQQKGLTFHLSDRVKEFTANEALLESGTIVGFDMLVVAVGVKPNTSLAKEAGLAVNRGIVVDTSMRTSGKDIWAAGDCAEAEELVSGQHKVLPLLCNAYLQGETAGKDMAGLTEPFNQAIAMNAISFFGLHVITAGLYEGEEKLFAEEGSYKRLFVRDNHLIGYILIGKAVERAGIYTALIRNQTALDTIDFDLISRQPALMAFAKSVRQQQLGGSV, from the coding sequence ATGCACTACCTTATCATCGGCAACTCCATTGCAGCGGCTGCAGTCATCGAAGGGATCCGAAGCCAGGATCCGGAAGGGGCGATCACCGTCGTCGGGGAGGAGAGGCAGGCCTGCTATGCCCGCCCACTCATCTCCTACTTGCTGCAAGGCAAGACGGACGAAGAGAAGATGCGCTATCGCGACCAAGCGTTCTTTGACAAACACAAGGTCACCGTCCTTTGCGAAACACGTGCCAGTCACCTGGATGCAGGGACAAAGACCGTTGCCTTGGATGACGGGACCACCCTCACCTACGACAAGCTGGTGCTTGCCACCGGCTCCTCCCCGTTCATCCCTCCCATGGAGGGGCTTGGGCAGGTGAAGCATCGTTTCACCTTTCTCACCCTGGATGATGCCCTTGCACTGCAACAGGTGGTAAAAGGTGATAGCCGTGTCCTGATCCTTGGCGCCGGCCTCATCGGACTGAAATGTGCAGAGGGCCTTTTCGGACAAGTCCGCTCCATCACCGTGGTCGATCTTGCCCCACGGATCCTTGCAAGCATCCTCGATGAGAAAGGATCGGCCCAGGTACAGGAGCATTTGCAGCAGAAAGGCCTCACCTTCCATCTTTCTGACCGGGTGAAGGAGTTCACCGCCAACGAGGCCCTCCTGGAGAGCGGAACCATCGTCGGCTTTGACATGCTGGTTGTTGCCGTAGGGGTGAAGCCGAATACCAGCTTGGCAAAAGAGGCGGGCCTTGCGGTCAACCGGGGCATCGTGGTCGACACCTCCATGAGAACCTCGGGCAAGGACATCTGGGCAGCCGGCGACTGTGCGGAGGCTGAGGAGCTGGTAAGCGGTCAGCACAAGGTATTGCCGCTTTTGTGCAATGCCTACCTGCAGGGAGAGACTGCCGGCAAGGATATGGCAGGACTGACAGAGCCATTCAACCAAGCAATTGCCATGAATGCAATCTCCTTTTTCGGTCTGCATGTCATCACTGCCGGCCTCTACGAGGGAGAGGAGAAGCTGTTTGCGGAAGAGGGGTCGTACAAGCGACTCTTTGTCAGGGACAATCATCTCATCGGCTATATCCTCATTGGGAAGGCTGTTGAGCGGGCTGGGATCTATACTGCCCTGATCAGGAACCAGACAGCTCTGGATACCATCGATTTCGATCTCATCAGTCGACAACCGGCCCTGATGGCCTTTGCCAAGTCGGTACGACAGCAGCAGCTGGGAGGAAGCGTATGA
- a CDS encoding glutamate synthase, giving the protein MKHIVVKSRDYQEVNQEIRSTKDKNIVLSEVFGQRYLGSSLKDRELTIEGTAGNALGCFLDGGIITVHGNAQDATGDTMNDGKIVIHGSCGDGTGLAMRGGAIYIRDSSGYRSGIHMKAYEDKQPLLIIGERAGSFLGEYQAGGTIIVLGRNQAGKSPVGYFCGTGMHGGTIYLRCDTLPVSLPPQVAVRDADEADMQVLGGLLEEYCSLFAFDKTELLASHFFVLQPNSATPYKMLYTHV; this is encoded by the coding sequence ATGAAGCATATCGTAGTGAAGAGTCGCGACTACCAAGAGGTGAATCAGGAGATTCGCTCCACAAAGGACAAGAACATTGTGCTCTCGGAAGTCTTTGGCCAGCGGTATCTGGGCTCCTCCCTCAAGGACCGGGAGCTCACCATCGAGGGAACGGCAGGCAATGCCTTGGGCTGCTTCCTTGACGGGGGCATCATCACCGTCCATGGCAATGCCCAGGACGCCACCGGTGATACGATGAACGACGGAAAGATTGTCATCCACGGGAGCTGCGGCGACGGGACCGGACTTGCCATGCGCGGGGGGGCCATCTACATCCGTGACAGCTCAGGGTACCGCTCGGGCATCCATATGAAGGCCTATGAGGACAAGCAACCCCTTCTGATCATCGGCGAGCGGGCGGGAAGTTTCTTGGGTGAGTACCAAGCCGGCGGAACCATCATCGTGCTGGGACGCAACCAAGCAGGCAAATCCCCTGTCGGGTATTTCTGTGGAACGGGTATGCATGGTGGTACAATCTATCTTCGCTGTGATACACTTCCGGTGAGCTTGCCGCCCCAAGTAGCAGTCAGGGATGCCGATGAGGCGGATATGCAGGTTTTGGGTGGTCTTCTCGAGGAGTATTGCTCGTTGTTTGCCTTTGACAAGACGGAGTTGCTCGCTTCACATTTCTTTGTGCTCCAACCCAACTCCGCAACACCTTATAAGATGCTATATACCCATGTTTGA
- a CDS encoding glutamine synthetase family protein — MTNTQVEVMQFIKEQDVRFVRLVFCDIFGQIKNISISADELGRAFASGISFDASAVKGFLQVDESDLLLFPDPATLSILPWRPAQGRVVRFFCSIRRPDGSRFEGDGRSLLEETVQKAALQGYQFGVGPECEFYLFKLNDEGQPTYTPIDRGTYLDVAPLDKGENVRREICLNLEQMGFYTERSHHESGPGQHEIDFKYSSPLEAADNFITFRSVVKTIADRSGLFASFLPKPLPTESGSGLHINLSITREGEQSRLLEQQMTAGILNRIKEISLFLNPLVNSYERLGSFEAPRYIGWGQANRSLLIRIPQTSGEYRRIEVRSADPSCNPYLAITLLLNAALEGIREGLTPPEEYVGSAYQMQKGTTLPSSLAEAMELAQNSSFVQSIIPQRLFSYFLEAKKADWLAYEEAVDKSEASRKNVFFTT; from the coding sequence ATGACCAATACCCAGGTTGAGGTGATGCAGTTCATCAAGGAGCAGGATGTACGCTTTGTCCGTCTCGTCTTCTGCGATATTTTCGGACAGATCAAGAACATCTCCATCTCAGCGGATGAGCTGGGAAGAGCCTTTGCAAGCGGCATCTCCTTCGATGCGTCTGCCGTAAAGGGCTTTCTGCAGGTTGATGAGAGTGATTTGTTGCTCTTTCCCGATCCCGCAACCCTCTCCATCCTCCCCTGGCGCCCGGCCCAAGGTCGGGTGGTGCGCTTCTTCTGCTCGATCAGACGCCCCGACGGCTCCCGTTTTGAGGGCGACGGACGCTCACTTCTGGAGGAGACTGTCCAGAAAGCCGCACTGCAAGGCTACCAGTTCGGCGTAGGTCCTGAGTGTGAATTCTACCTTTTCAAGCTCAATGACGAAGGACAGCCCACCTACACTCCCATTGACCGGGGAACCTATCTGGATGTGGCTCCCCTGGACAAAGGGGAGAATGTAAGGCGTGAGATCTGCCTGAACCTGGAGCAGATGGGCTTCTATACCGAACGCAGCCACCATGAGTCAGGACCGGGGCAGCATGAGATTGATTTCAAGTACAGCTCTCCGCTTGAGGCTGCAGACAACTTCATTACCTTCAGATCGGTGGTGAAGACCATCGCAGACCGAAGCGGACTCTTCGCCTCATTCCTTCCCAAGCCCCTGCCCACCGAGAGCGGCAGCGGGCTGCACATCAACCTCTCCATTACCCGGGAGGGGGAACAGAGCCGGCTGCTTGAACAGCAGATGACAGCCGGTATCCTCAACCGCATCAAGGAAATCTCCCTCTTCCTCAACCCCTTGGTGAACTCCTACGAACGGCTTGGTTCGTTCGAAGCTCCGCGCTATATCGGGTGGGGACAGGCCAACCGCTCACTTCTGATCCGCATTCCGCAGACCAGCGGGGAGTACCGGCGCATCGAGGTCCGCTCAGCCGACCCTTCCTGCAATCCCTACCTCGCGATCACCCTGTTGCTCAACGCCGCCTTGGAAGGTATCAGGGAGGGGCTTACCCCGCCCGAGGAGTATGTGGGCTCGGCCTATCAGATGCAGAAGGGCACCACCCTTCCCTCATCCTTGGCAGAAGCGATGGAGCTTGCCCAGAACAGCAGCTTCGTACAGTCAATCATCCCCCAGCGTTTGTTCAGCTATTTCCTCGAGGCAAAGAAAGCCGATTGGCTTGCCTACGAGGAGGCTGTCGATAAGAGCGAGGCGAGTCGCAAAAACGTCTTTTTCACGACCTAG
- a CDS encoding ANTAR domain-containing protein has protein sequence MRALVVSSTQKGCESLCSLIREYEGSVSITHATSASEARRIVLDSEIDLVVVNAPLADESGEELALMVTEQSLATSILVVKTEYFEQSQTMFSSRGILVVSKPVIRQMFFQALSLGISLRSRLGAMHNENEKLHRKIEEIKLIDRAKWALIERLGMDEGQAHRHIEKMAMDLRKSRYDVASSILKTYQM, from the coding sequence GTGCGTGCTTTGGTGGTTTCTTCGACACAAAAGGGGTGTGAATCCCTTTGTTCCCTCATCCGAGAGTATGAGGGAAGTGTCAGCATCACCCATGCGACCAGCGCAAGCGAAGCACGCAGGATTGTCCTTGATAGTGAAATCGACCTGGTTGTGGTGAATGCCCCCCTTGCCGATGAATCAGGAGAGGAGCTTGCCCTCATGGTCACCGAGCAAAGTCTTGCCACTTCCATCCTGGTGGTGAAAACCGAATATTTTGAACAATCCCAGACTATGTTCAGCAGCCGAGGTATCCTGGTGGTCTCAAAACCGGTAATCCGGCAGATGTTCTTCCAGGCCCTGAGCCTGGGCATTTCGTTGCGTTCCCGACTCGGGGCGATGCACAACGAGAATGAGAAACTGCACCGCAAGATCGAGGAGATCAAGCTCATCGACCGGGCCAAGTGGGCCTTGATCGAGCGCCTCGGCATGGACGAAGGCCAAGCACACCGACATATCGAGAAGATGGCGATGGATCTGCGCAAAAGCCGCTATGATGTCGCTTCTTCCATTTTGAAAACGTATCAGATGTAA
- a CDS encoding CTP synthase codes for MAKHIFVTGGVVSGLGKGITAASLGRLLKARGLKIAAQKLDPYMNVDPGTMSPYQHGEVFVTEDGSETDLDLGHYERFIDEDLNKFSNLTSGRVYWNVLTKERSGAYLGSTVQIIPHVTTEIKEAIYSLAKKTAADVVVTEIGGTTGDIESQPFLEAIRQIGHEVGRHNCLFIHVTLVPYLKSSGEHKSKPTQHSVKELMASGIFPDIIVTRSDEILEADIKDKIALFCNVKRDCVIENKTVGVLYEAPMMLHAEKLDEIVVRELQLDTNQPDLTEWEAMLDRITKADKPVRIALVGKYIQLHDAYLSVMEALKHASWAQGAQVTIDWVDSELVTEQSREALLAKADGILVPGGFGDRGIEGKILAAQYAREHKIPYLGICLGMQIAVIEYARHVLGYTDAHSSEFNPGSKHPVIALMPDQRGNIPKGGTMRLGTYPCVVSAPSQMSEAYRGELLIAERHRHRYEFNNSFREALADAGLVISGTSPDGSLVEAVELADHPFFVGVQYHPEFKSRPNRPHPLFLRFIASALGRMS; via the coding sequence ATGGCCAAACATATTTTTGTTACCGGCGGGGTCGTATCAGGCCTTGGCAAAGGCATTACGGCAGCTTCACTCGGAAGATTGCTCAAGGCACGCGGCCTGAAGATCGCCGCGCAGAAGCTCGATCCTTATATGAACGTGGATCCCGGCACAATGAGCCCCTACCAGCATGGGGAGGTGTTCGTGACCGAGGACGGTTCGGAGACCGACCTCGACCTTGGGCACTACGAGCGGTTCATAGATGAGGATCTGAACAAGTTTTCCAACCTCACCAGCGGCAGGGTCTACTGGAACGTGCTGACCAAGGAGCGCAGTGGCGCCTACCTCGGCTCGACGGTGCAGATCATCCCCCACGTGACCACGGAGATCAAGGAAGCAATCTACTCGCTTGCAAAAAAGACTGCGGCCGATGTGGTGGTCACTGAGATCGGGGGAACCACCGGTGACATCGAAAGCCAGCCGTTTCTGGAGGCAATCCGCCAGATAGGTCACGAGGTCGGCAGACACAACTGCCTCTTCATCCATGTGACGCTGGTCCCCTACCTGAAGAGCAGCGGCGAGCACAAGAGCAAACCCACCCAGCACTCAGTCAAGGAGTTGATGGCCTCGGGAATCTTCCCCGATATCATCGTCACCCGCTCTGATGAGATTCTCGAAGCCGACATCAAGGATAAGATCGCCCTCTTTTGCAATGTGAAGCGCGACTGTGTCATTGAGAACAAAACAGTCGGTGTCCTCTATGAGGCTCCGATGATGCTGCATGCCGAAAAGCTGGATGAGATTGTGGTCAGGGAACTGCAGCTTGATACAAACCAACCCGACCTCACCGAGTGGGAAGCGATGCTCGACCGCATCACCAAGGCGGACAAGCCGGTACGCATTGCACTGGTAGGCAAATACATCCAACTCCACGATGCATACCTGTCAGTCATGGAAGCGCTCAAGCACGCAAGTTGGGCCCAAGGGGCCCAGGTAACAATCGACTGGGTCGACTCGGAACTGGTGACTGAGCAAAGCAGGGAAGCCTTGCTGGCAAAGGCCGACGGCATCCTGGTACCCGGAGGCTTCGGAGACCGTGGCATCGAAGGCAAGATTCTGGCAGCCCAGTATGCACGGGAACACAAGATTCCCTATCTCGGCATCTGCCTTGGCATGCAGATTGCCGTCATCGAATACGCCCGGCACGTACTCGGGTATACCGATGCCCACTCAAGTGAGTTCAATCCTGGCTCAAAGCATCCGGTCATCGCCCTGATGCCCGACCAGAGGGGAAACATTCCCAAGGGGGGAACCATGCGCCTCGGCACCTACCCGTGTGTGGTGAGCGCTCCCTCTCAGATGAGCGAAGCCTACCGGGGAGAACTGCTGATCGCAGAGCGTCATCGCCACCGCTATGAGTTCAACAACTCCTTCCGCGAAGCACTCGCGGATGCGGGGTTGGTCATCAGCGGCACCAGCCCCGACGGATCACTGGTGGAGGCTGTGGAGCTTGCTGACCACCCCTTCTTCGTGGGGGTTCAGTACCATCCGGAGTTCAAGAGCCGCCCCAACCGTCCCCACCCACTCTTCCTGAGGTTCATTGCCTCAGCATTGGGTCGGATGAGTTGA